Within the Rhizobium grahamii genome, the region CACATGCGCCGAGAGGAGGCGCGAGAGCGAGAGATAGATCCGCCGTACTTCATCGAGATCTATCGGGTCGCCCATGGAGCGCAGCCGTTTGACCTCGTCGCTTTTCAGGGTGAGCGGCGTGTCCGCACGGAAATGCGCCCATTCCTCGGAAGAAAAGAAGTGATAGGGCGAATAGGCATTCGCCTGAAAGTGATCGAGCGTCTCTGGCGCTCCGATGAGCTGTCTTGCGATACTCATGAACTTTGCCGGCTCGCCTTTTCTTTCAGGCCGGATTGAGCGGTACGGCGCTCAAGCTCCGCCATGACACTTTGCAACGGAATGCCCGCGACCTTCAATACGACCAATAGGTGATAGAGAAGGTCGGCGGCTTCATAGGTGAGGTTCTCTCGATCGTCGGTGATCGCGGCCATCACGGCCTCGATCGCCTCTTCGCCGAGCTTCTTCGCGGCTTTCGGCTGACCTGATGCAACGAGTTTTGCCGTCCAGGATTCGTCCGGGGAGGCCTTCGACCTGCTATCGACGATCTTTTCGAGGTCGGCGAGGGTAAATTCGCTCATGATTCTGCGTCCCTCTCAGTCCAGGCGCATGTCGATGCCGCAAGACGACATATAGCGCTTCGCTTCGCCGACGGAATAGGTGCCGAAGTGGAAGATCGAAGCGGCCAACACAGCGTTGGCATGTCCCTGCTTGACGCCCGCCACGAGATCATCGAGATCGCCGACGCCACCCGAGGCAATGACCGGCACCCGAACCGAATCCGCAATGGCGCGCGTCAGTTCGAGATCGTAGCCGACTTTTGTTCCGTCCCGGTCCATCGAGGTTACAAGCAGTTCGCCAGCGCCGCGTTCGACCATCTTCCGGGCGAAATCCACGGCGTCGATGCCAGTCGCGTTGCGGCCGCCATGTGTGTAGATCTCCCAGGCGCTGACGTTGCCCTGCGCGGGCGTGGTCCGGCGCTTGGCGTCGATCGACACAACGATGCACTGATCGCCGAACTTGTCGGCGGCTTCGGCAACGAAATCGGGGTTGTTCACCGCCGCTGAATTGATCGATACCTTGTCCGCGCCACAGAGAAGCAGCTTGCGGATATCAGCGATGGTGCGAACACCACCGCCGACGGTTACGGGCATGAAGCATTGCTCGGCCGTACGTGCGACGACATCGAAGATCGTTTCGCGATTGTCCGAAGACGCGGTGATGTCGAGGAAGCAGAGTTCATCGGCGCCGGCGGCATCGTAAGCCTTGGCAGCCTCGACCGGATCTCCGGCATCGATGAGGTTGACGAAGTTGACGCCCTTGACGACGCGACCGTCCTTGACGTCGAGACAGGGAATGACACGAGCCTTCAAGGTCATTGTGCAGTCTCCTTCGCG harbors:
- a CDS encoding phosphoribosyl-ATP diphosphatase, translating into MSEFTLADLEKIVDSRSKASPDESWTAKLVASGQPKAAKKLGEEAIEAVMAAITDDRENLTYEAADLLYHLLVVLKVAGIPLQSVMAELERRTAQSGLKEKASRQSS
- the hisF gene encoding imidazole glycerol phosphate synthase subunit HisF encodes the protein MTLKARVIPCLDVKDGRVVKGVNFVNLIDAGDPVEAAKAYDAAGADELCFLDITASSDNRETIFDVVARTAEQCFMPVTVGGGVRTIADIRKLLLCGADKVSINSAAVNNPDFVAEAADKFGDQCIVVSIDAKRRTTPAQGNVSAWEIYTHGGRNATGIDAVDFARKMVERGAGELLVTSMDRDGTKVGYDLELTRAIADSVRVPVIASGGVGDLDDLVAGVKQGHANAVLAASIFHFGTYSVGEAKRYMSSCGIDMRLD